In a single window of the Rhineura floridana isolate rRhiFlo1 chromosome 3, rRhiFlo1.hap2, whole genome shotgun sequence genome:
- the WNT5A gene encoding protein Wnt-5a isoform X4, whose product MGILVQGGALWSEAMTSKCLFLSLAIFSSLIQVVIEASSWWSLGMNHMNPMNPVQMPEVYIIGAQPLCSQLAGLSQGQKKLCHLYQDHMQYIGEGAKTGIKECQYQFRHRRWNCSTVDNNSVFGRVMQIGSRETAFTYAVSAAGVVNAMSRACREGDLSSCGCSRAARPKDLPRDWLWGGCGDNIDYGYRFAKEFVDARERERIYQKGSYESARILMNLHNNEAGRRTVYSLADVSCKCHGVSGSCSLKTCWLQLADFRKVGDALKEKYDSAAAMKLNPRGKLVQVNSRFNTPTIHDLVYIDPSPDYCVRNESTGSLGTQGRLCNKTSEGMDGCELMCCGRGYDQFKTVQTERCHCKFHWCCYVKCKKCTQIVDQFVCK is encoded by the exons ATGGGAATCTTAGTCCAAGGTGGAGCTCTGTGGAGCGAGGCCATGACTTCCAAGTGCCTCTTCTTGAGTCTGGCCATCTTCTCTTCGCTTATCCAAGTTGTGATAGAAGCCAGCTCTTGGtg GTCTCTGGGTATGAACCACATGAATCCGATGAACCCTGTTCAGATGCCAGAGGTGTACATAATTGGAGCCCAGCCACTTTGCAGCCAACTGGCAGGGCTCTCTCAAGGACAAAAGAAACTGTGCCACTTGTACCAGGACCACATGCAATACATTGGAGAGGGCGCAAAGACGGGGATTAAGGAATGCCAGTATCAGTTCCGCCACCGAAGatggaattgtagcactgtggaTAATAACTCTGTGTTTGGCAGAGTCATGCAGATAG GCAGCCGGGAGACGGCCTTCACGTATGCCGTCAGTGCTGCAGGAGTGGTCAATGCCATGAGCCGGGCCTGCCGGGAGGGGGATCTCTCTTCCTGTGGCTGCAGCAGAGCGGCCAGGCCCAAAGATTTGCCCCGGGactggctatggggtggctgcGGAGACAACATCGACTATGGCTACCGCTTTGCAAAGGAGTTTGTGGATGCCCGTGAACGAGAGAGAATCTATCAGAAAGGATCTTATGAAAGCGCGAGGATCTTGATGAACCTGCATAACAATGAGGCAGGGAGAAGA ACAGTGTACAGCTTGGCAGATGTGTCCTGCAAATGCCACGGTGTGTCTGGATCATGCAGCTTGAAGACCTGCTGGCTGCAGCTGGCCGACTTCCGCAAGGTTGGTGATGCACTGAAGGAGAAATATGACAGTGCAGCAGCTATGAAGCTCAACCCTCGGGGCAAGCTGGTGCAAGTGAACAGCCGCTTTAATACACCAACCATCCATGACCTGGTGTACATTGACCCCAGCCCTGATTACTGTGTGCGCAATGAGAGCACTGGCTCCTTAGGTACCCAGGGGCGGCTCTGCAACAAGACTTCAGAGGGCATGGATGGCTGCGAACTCATGTGCTGTGGCCGGGGCTACGACCAGTTCAAGACGGTACAGACAGAGCGCTGCCACTGCAAGTTCCATTGGTGCTGCTACGTGAAATGCAAGAAGTGCACACAGATTGTGGACCAATTTGTCTGCAAATAG
- the WNT5A gene encoding protein Wnt-5a isoform X2 — translation MKKSMGILVQGGALWSEAMTSKCLFLSLAIFSSLIQVVIEASSWWSLGMNHMNPMNPVQMPEVYIIGAQPLCSQLAGLSQGQKKLCHLYQDHMQYIGEGAKTGIKECQYQFRHRRWNCSTVDNNSVFGRVMQIGSRETAFTYAVSAAGVVNAMSRACREGDLSSCGCSRAARPKDLPRDWLWGGCGDNIDYGYRFAKEFVDARERERIYQKGSYESARILMNLHNNEAGRRTVYSLADVSCKCHGVSGSCSLKTCWLQLADFRKVGDALKEKYDSAAAMKLNPRGKLVQVNSRFNTPTIHDLVYIDPSPDYCVRNESTGSLGTQGRLCNKTSEGMDGCELMCCGRGYDQFKTVQTERCHCKFHWCCYVKCKKCTQIVDQFVCK, via the exons ATG AAGAAGTCCATGGGAATCTTAGTCCAAGGTGGAGCTCTGTGGAGCGAGGCCATGACTTCCAAGTGCCTCTTCTTGAGTCTGGCCATCTTCTCTTCGCTTATCCAAGTTGTGATAGAAGCCAGCTCTTGGtg GTCTCTGGGTATGAACCACATGAATCCGATGAACCCTGTTCAGATGCCAGAGGTGTACATAATTGGAGCCCAGCCACTTTGCAGCCAACTGGCAGGGCTCTCTCAAGGACAAAAGAAACTGTGCCACTTGTACCAGGACCACATGCAATACATTGGAGAGGGCGCAAAGACGGGGATTAAGGAATGCCAGTATCAGTTCCGCCACCGAAGatggaattgtagcactgtggaTAATAACTCTGTGTTTGGCAGAGTCATGCAGATAG GCAGCCGGGAGACGGCCTTCACGTATGCCGTCAGTGCTGCAGGAGTGGTCAATGCCATGAGCCGGGCCTGCCGGGAGGGGGATCTCTCTTCCTGTGGCTGCAGCAGAGCGGCCAGGCCCAAAGATTTGCCCCGGGactggctatggggtggctgcGGAGACAACATCGACTATGGCTACCGCTTTGCAAAGGAGTTTGTGGATGCCCGTGAACGAGAGAGAATCTATCAGAAAGGATCTTATGAAAGCGCGAGGATCTTGATGAACCTGCATAACAATGAGGCAGGGAGAAGA ACAGTGTACAGCTTGGCAGATGTGTCCTGCAAATGCCACGGTGTGTCTGGATCATGCAGCTTGAAGACCTGCTGGCTGCAGCTGGCCGACTTCCGCAAGGTTGGTGATGCACTGAAGGAGAAATATGACAGTGCAGCAGCTATGAAGCTCAACCCTCGGGGCAAGCTGGTGCAAGTGAACAGCCGCTTTAATACACCAACCATCCATGACCTGGTGTACATTGACCCCAGCCCTGATTACTGTGTGCGCAATGAGAGCACTGGCTCCTTAGGTACCCAGGGGCGGCTCTGCAACAAGACTTCAGAGGGCATGGATGGCTGCGAACTCATGTGCTGTGGCCGGGGCTACGACCAGTTCAAGACGGTACAGACAGAGCGCTGCCACTGCAAGTTCCATTGGTGCTGCTACGTGAAATGCAAGAAGTGCACACAGATTGTGGACCAATTTGTCTGCAAATAG
- the WNT5A gene encoding protein Wnt-5a isoform X3 encodes MEKSMGILVQGGALWSEAMTSKCLFLSLAIFSSLIQVVIEASSWWSLGMNHMNPMNPVQMPEVYIIGAQPLCSQLAGLSQGQKKLCHLYQDHMQYIGEGAKTGIKECQYQFRHRRWNCSTVDNNSVFGRVMQIGSRETAFTYAVSAAGVVNAMSRACREGDLSSCGCSRAARPKDLPRDWLWGGCGDNIDYGYRFAKEFVDARERERIYQKGSYESARILMNLHNNEAGRRTVYSLADVSCKCHGVSGSCSLKTCWLQLADFRKVGDALKEKYDSAAAMKLNPRGKLVQVNSRFNTPTIHDLVYIDPSPDYCVRNESTGSLGTQGRLCNKTSEGMDGCELMCCGRGYDQFKTVQTERCHCKFHWCCYVKCKKCTQIVDQFVCK; translated from the exons AAGTCCATGGGAATCTTAGTCCAAGGTGGAGCTCTGTGGAGCGAGGCCATGACTTCCAAGTGCCTCTTCTTGAGTCTGGCCATCTTCTCTTCGCTTATCCAAGTTGTGATAGAAGCCAGCTCTTGGtg GTCTCTGGGTATGAACCACATGAATCCGATGAACCCTGTTCAGATGCCAGAGGTGTACATAATTGGAGCCCAGCCACTTTGCAGCCAACTGGCAGGGCTCTCTCAAGGACAAAAGAAACTGTGCCACTTGTACCAGGACCACATGCAATACATTGGAGAGGGCGCAAAGACGGGGATTAAGGAATGCCAGTATCAGTTCCGCCACCGAAGatggaattgtagcactgtggaTAATAACTCTGTGTTTGGCAGAGTCATGCAGATAG GCAGCCGGGAGACGGCCTTCACGTATGCCGTCAGTGCTGCAGGAGTGGTCAATGCCATGAGCCGGGCCTGCCGGGAGGGGGATCTCTCTTCCTGTGGCTGCAGCAGAGCGGCCAGGCCCAAAGATTTGCCCCGGGactggctatggggtggctgcGGAGACAACATCGACTATGGCTACCGCTTTGCAAAGGAGTTTGTGGATGCCCGTGAACGAGAGAGAATCTATCAGAAAGGATCTTATGAAAGCGCGAGGATCTTGATGAACCTGCATAACAATGAGGCAGGGAGAAGA ACAGTGTACAGCTTGGCAGATGTGTCCTGCAAATGCCACGGTGTGTCTGGATCATGCAGCTTGAAGACCTGCTGGCTGCAGCTGGCCGACTTCCGCAAGGTTGGTGATGCACTGAAGGAGAAATATGACAGTGCAGCAGCTATGAAGCTCAACCCTCGGGGCAAGCTGGTGCAAGTGAACAGCCGCTTTAATACACCAACCATCCATGACCTGGTGTACATTGACCCCAGCCCTGATTACTGTGTGCGCAATGAGAGCACTGGCTCCTTAGGTACCCAGGGGCGGCTCTGCAACAAGACTTCAGAGGGCATGGATGGCTGCGAACTCATGTGCTGTGGCCGGGGCTACGACCAGTTCAAGACGGTACAGACAGAGCGCTGCCACTGCAAGTTCCATTGGTGCTGCTACGTGAAATGCAAGAAGTGCACACAGATTGTGGACCAATTTGTCTGCAAATAG
- the WNT5A gene encoding protein Wnt-5a isoform X1 — protein MEKKSMGILVQGGALWSEAMTSKCLFLSLAIFSSLIQVVIEASSWWSLGMNHMNPMNPVQMPEVYIIGAQPLCSQLAGLSQGQKKLCHLYQDHMQYIGEGAKTGIKECQYQFRHRRWNCSTVDNNSVFGRVMQIGSRETAFTYAVSAAGVVNAMSRACREGDLSSCGCSRAARPKDLPRDWLWGGCGDNIDYGYRFAKEFVDARERERIYQKGSYESARILMNLHNNEAGRRTVYSLADVSCKCHGVSGSCSLKTCWLQLADFRKVGDALKEKYDSAAAMKLNPRGKLVQVNSRFNTPTIHDLVYIDPSPDYCVRNESTGSLGTQGRLCNKTSEGMDGCELMCCGRGYDQFKTVQTERCHCKFHWCCYVKCKKCTQIVDQFVCK, from the exons AAGAAGTCCATGGGAATCTTAGTCCAAGGTGGAGCTCTGTGGAGCGAGGCCATGACTTCCAAGTGCCTCTTCTTGAGTCTGGCCATCTTCTCTTCGCTTATCCAAGTTGTGATAGAAGCCAGCTCTTGGtg GTCTCTGGGTATGAACCACATGAATCCGATGAACCCTGTTCAGATGCCAGAGGTGTACATAATTGGAGCCCAGCCACTTTGCAGCCAACTGGCAGGGCTCTCTCAAGGACAAAAGAAACTGTGCCACTTGTACCAGGACCACATGCAATACATTGGAGAGGGCGCAAAGACGGGGATTAAGGAATGCCAGTATCAGTTCCGCCACCGAAGatggaattgtagcactgtggaTAATAACTCTGTGTTTGGCAGAGTCATGCAGATAG GCAGCCGGGAGACGGCCTTCACGTATGCCGTCAGTGCTGCAGGAGTGGTCAATGCCATGAGCCGGGCCTGCCGGGAGGGGGATCTCTCTTCCTGTGGCTGCAGCAGAGCGGCCAGGCCCAAAGATTTGCCCCGGGactggctatggggtggctgcGGAGACAACATCGACTATGGCTACCGCTTTGCAAAGGAGTTTGTGGATGCCCGTGAACGAGAGAGAATCTATCAGAAAGGATCTTATGAAAGCGCGAGGATCTTGATGAACCTGCATAACAATGAGGCAGGGAGAAGA ACAGTGTACAGCTTGGCAGATGTGTCCTGCAAATGCCACGGTGTGTCTGGATCATGCAGCTTGAAGACCTGCTGGCTGCAGCTGGCCGACTTCCGCAAGGTTGGTGATGCACTGAAGGAGAAATATGACAGTGCAGCAGCTATGAAGCTCAACCCTCGGGGCAAGCTGGTGCAAGTGAACAGCCGCTTTAATACACCAACCATCCATGACCTGGTGTACATTGACCCCAGCCCTGATTACTGTGTGCGCAATGAGAGCACTGGCTCCTTAGGTACCCAGGGGCGGCTCTGCAACAAGACTTCAGAGGGCATGGATGGCTGCGAACTCATGTGCTGTGGCCGGGGCTACGACCAGTTCAAGACGGTACAGACAGAGCGCTGCCACTGCAAGTTCCATTGGTGCTGCTACGTGAAATGCAAGAAGTGCACACAGATTGTGGACCAATTTGTCTGCAAATAG